Proteins from one Triplophysa dalaica isolate WHDGS20190420 chromosome 6, ASM1584641v1, whole genome shotgun sequence genomic window:
- the LOC130424652 gene encoding twinfilin-2 isoform X2, which translates to MFLVLVVTEQLREFLAKARSGTVRLIQVLIRDEQLVLGAYREPHQTWDKDYDHVLLPLLDPHEPCYILYRLDSKNAQGYEWLFISWSPDQSPVRQKMLYAATRATVKKEFGGGHVKDEMFGTAEEDVCLQGYMHHMTSCSAPAPLTAAEQELQRIKISEVKTEISVDPKHQTLQGLAFPLKAEAKRALQQLAERRINYIQLKLDTEKETIDLVHTSPTDIRDLPCRIPLDTPRYHFFLYKHSHEGEYLESVVFIYSMPGYSCSIKERMLYSSCKSRLLEDVERDFHLQVAKKLEIDSGEELTEQYLYDEVHPKQHAHMQAFAKPRGPAGKRGNKRLIKGGGGN; encoded by the exons ATGTTTCTGGTCCTGGTGGTCACAGAACAGTTGAGGGAGTTCCTGGCCAAGGCAAGAAGTGGAACTGTCCGCCTCATCCAGGTGTTGATCAGAGACG aGCAGCTGGTGCTGGGGGCGTACAGAGAGCCGCATCAGACCTGGGATAAAGACTATGACCACGTCCTGCTCCCCCTGCTGGATCCCCACGAACCCTGTTACATATTATACCGACTGGACTCGAAGAACGCTCAAGGATATGAGTGGCTCTTCATCTCCTGGTCACCTGACCAGTCACCA GTCCGACAAAAGATGCTGTATGCGGCCACCCGAGCCACAGTGAAAAAAGAGTTTGGTGGTGGCCATGTAAAAGATGAGATGTTTGGCACAGCCGAG GAAGATGTTTGTCTTCAGGGGTACATGCATCACATGACATCCTGTTCTGCACCAGCCCCCCTGACAGCTGCTGAACAGGAGTTACAGCGAATAAAAATCTCAGAG GTGAAAACTGAGATCAGCGTGGACCCTAAACATCAAACTCTACAGGGTCTTGCCTTCCCTTTAAAGGCTGAAGCGAAACGCGCCCTACAGCAGCTCGCTGAGAGACGGATCAACTACATCCAACTG aAGTTGGACACAGAGAAGGAAACCATTGACCTGGTTCACACCAGCCCGACAGACATCCGCGATCTACCGTGCCGGATCCCACTGGATACACCCAGATATCACTTTTTCCTTTACAAACATTCACATGAGGGAGAATACCTGGAGTCTGTGG TGTTTATATACTCCATGCCTGGATACAGCTGCAGTATCAAGGAAAGGATGCTGTATTCTAGCTGCAAAAGTCGACTGCTGGAGGATGTTGAAAGGGATTTCCACCTACAAGTGGCCAAAAAG cTGGAGATAGATAGCGGAGAGGAACTGACAGAACAGTATCTGTACGATGAGGTCCATCCTAAACAGCACGCTCACATGCAAGCCTTCGCCAAACCCCGCGGGCCTGCTGGGAAGAGGGGAAACAAACGTCTCATCAAGGGAGGGGGAGGCAACTAG
- the LOC130424652 gene encoding twinfilin-2 isoform X1 produces MFLVLVVTEQLREFLAKARSGTVRLIQVLIRDEQLVLGAYREPHQTWDKDYDHVLLPLLDPHEPCYILYRLDSKNAQGYEWLFISWSPDQSPVRQKMLYAATRATVKKEFGGGHVKDEMFGTAEEDVCLQGYMHHMTSCSAPAPLTAAEQELQRIKISEGRVKQVKTEISVDPKHQTLQGLAFPLKAEAKRALQQLAERRINYIQLKLDTEKETIDLVHTSPTDIRDLPCRIPLDTPRYHFFLYKHSHEGEYLESVVFIYSMPGYSCSIKERMLYSSCKSRLLEDVERDFHLQVAKKLEIDSGEELTEQYLYDEVHPKQHAHMQAFAKPRGPAGKRGNKRLIKGGGGN; encoded by the exons ATGTTTCTGGTCCTGGTGGTCACAGAACAGTTGAGGGAGTTCCTGGCCAAGGCAAGAAGTGGAACTGTCCGCCTCATCCAGGTGTTGATCAGAGACG aGCAGCTGGTGCTGGGGGCGTACAGAGAGCCGCATCAGACCTGGGATAAAGACTATGACCACGTCCTGCTCCCCCTGCTGGATCCCCACGAACCCTGTTACATATTATACCGACTGGACTCGAAGAACGCTCAAGGATATGAGTGGCTCTTCATCTCCTGGTCACCTGACCAGTCACCA GTCCGACAAAAGATGCTGTATGCGGCCACCCGAGCCACAGTGAAAAAAGAGTTTGGTGGTGGCCATGTAAAAGATGAGATGTTTGGCACAGCCGAG GAAGATGTTTGTCTTCAGGGGTACATGCATCACATGACATCCTGTTCTGCACCAGCCCCCCTGACAGCTGCTGAACAGGAGTTACAGCGAATAAAAATCTCAGAG GGTAGAGTTAAACAG GTGAAAACTGAGATCAGCGTGGACCCTAAACATCAAACTCTACAGGGTCTTGCCTTCCCTTTAAAGGCTGAAGCGAAACGCGCCCTACAGCAGCTCGCTGAGAGACGGATCAACTACATCCAACTG aAGTTGGACACAGAGAAGGAAACCATTGACCTGGTTCACACCAGCCCGACAGACATCCGCGATCTACCGTGCCGGATCCCACTGGATACACCCAGATATCACTTTTTCCTTTACAAACATTCACATGAGGGAGAATACCTGGAGTCTGTGG TGTTTATATACTCCATGCCTGGATACAGCTGCAGTATCAAGGAAAGGATGCTGTATTCTAGCTGCAAAAGTCGACTGCTGGAGGATGTTGAAAGGGATTTCCACCTACAAGTGGCCAAAAAG cTGGAGATAGATAGCGGAGAGGAACTGACAGAACAGTATCTGTACGATGAGGTCCATCCTAAACAGCACGCTCACATGCAAGCCTTCGCCAAACCCCGCGGGCCTGCTGGGAAGAGGGGAAACAAACGTCTCATCAAGGGAGGGGGAGGCAACTAG
- the cish gene encoding cytokine-inducible SH2-containing protein, with protein sequence MILCVDGPRMRLPNTFLTEPIFVSQAIIDPSATIRWEPKKDFTSIYSNFSYLEASGWYWGAISASEAHSVLQGASEGTFLVRDSSHPLYLLTLSVKTGRGPTNVRIGYNVGRFFLDSSSPAKSRLLSFIDVPSLVQHYVGSKSGEKGENAEEFETIPSPMPKQCAVLLKLKKPIRCRQAFPSLQHLTRLVINRHSTSTENLPLPKPLLQYLQDYPFQL encoded by the exons ATGATTCTGTGCGTCGATGG CCCAAGGATGCGTTTGCCCAATACCTTCCTAACGGAGCCGATCTTCGTATCTCAAGCAATTATCGACCCTTCAGCTACCATCCGGTGGGAACCTAAAAAAGATTTTACATCGATCTACAGCAATTTCTCATATCTGGAAGCTTCAG GTTGGTACTGGGGTGCCATTTCTGCCAGCGAGGCCCACTCTGTCCTACAGGGGGCATCTGAGGGGACGTTTCTGGTACGGGACAGCAGTCATCCTCTCTACTTGTTGACACTGTCTGTTAAAACAGGCCGCGGACCCACCAATGTTCGCATCGGGTACAACGTTGGACGTTTCTTTCTGGACTCCAGTTCCCCTGCCAAATCTCGCCTGCTGTCTTTCATTGACGTACCTAGTCTTGTGCAGCACTACGTGGGCTCCAAGAGCGGAGAGAAGGGGGAAAACGCTGAAGAGTTCGAAACCATACCTTCACCAATGCCCAAGCAATGTGCCGTGTTGCTGAAACTGAAAAAACCAATCCGCTGTCGCCAAGCGTTTCCTTCGTTGCAACATCTCACACGATTGGTTATTAACAGACACTCAACCAGCACTGAGAATCTGCCTTTACCAAAACCGTTACTACAGTACTTACAGGATTATCCTTTCCAGCTTTGA
- the hemk1 gene encoding MTRF1L release factor glutamine methyltransferase isoform X1 gives MTSKNMWFLGRFMHRHRGVSQLSSFFSSTSCAAEGAVAPPVDSSVTAEQAVRLWAQHFTLHGISEPLLSSQYIIAHVLGHKTFDGVDRRQLKDPLTDTQRVSVWKLCTKRLTSMPVQYVIEEWDFRDLTLKMKPPVFIPRPETEELVGLVLENLRLIRGESYGTDLRCLELGCGSGAISLSLLHNIPQLRVFALDQSQAAVCLTMENANRLGLQDRLEVQQLDVMGDSDALLSKCGPVHFLVSNPPYLLTQEMQSLQTEIVRFEDHAALDGGLDGLSVIRSILVLASKLLIESGRVYLEVAQCHPPVIRQMIEETMPGLLYLETRCDLTNRPRFCIIQRRA, from the exons ATGACGTCAAAGAACATGTGGTTTCTCGGCCGATTTATGCATCGACACAGAGGAGTTTCACAACTGAGC AGTTTTTTTAGTTCTACGTCATGTGCAGCAGAGGGCGCTGTTGCTCCTCCAGTAGACTCCAGTGTCACAGCAGAGCAGGCAGTCAGACTGTGGGCACAACACTTCACACTGCACGGCATCTCTGAGCCCCTTCTGTCCAGTCAGTACATCATAGCTCATGTACTTGGCCACAAAACG TTCGATGGTGTGGACAGGAGACAGCTGAAAGACCCACTGACTGACACACAGAGAGTGAGCGTGTGGAAACTATGCACTAAACGTCTAACAAG tatgCCAGTACAGTATGTGATAGAGGAGTGGGACTTCAGAGATCTTACCTTAAAGATGAAGCCCCCAGTTTTCATACCCCGTCCTGAGACAGAG GAGCTGGTTGGTCTGGTTCTAGAAAACCTCCGGTTAATACGAGGAGAGTCGTACGGGACTGATTTACGATGTCTAGAGTTGGGCTGTGGATCTGGAGCCATCTCGCTCAGTTTACTACACAACATTCCACAG CTCAGGGTATTTGCGTTGGACCAAAGCCAGGCAGCAGTTTGTCTTACGATGGAAAATGCAAACAG ATTGGGTCTACAGGACAGACTAGAAGTTCAGCAGTTAGATGTGATGGGCG ATTCAGATGCGCTACTAAGCAAATGCGGCCCTGTCCACTTTCTAGTCAGCAACCCCCCGTATCTGCTCACTCAGGAGATGCAGTCTTTGCAGACGGAGATAGTCAG GTTTGAAGACCACGCGGCATTGGACGGGGGTTTGGATGGCTTGTCTGTTATTCGCTCAATTCTGGTTTTAGCCTCTAAGCTCTTAATAGAGAGTGG GCGTGTTTACCTCGAGGTTGCCCAATGTCATCCTCCGGTCATTCGGCAGATGATAGAGGAGACGATGCCGGGCTTACTTTATCTGGAAACTCGCTGTGACCTCACTAACAG GCCACGATTCTGCATTATACAGAGGAGAGCATGA
- the hemk1 gene encoding MTRF1L release factor glutamine methyltransferase isoform X2, producing the protein MTSKNMWFLGRFMHRHRGVSQLSSFFSSTSCAAEGAVAPPVDSSVTAEQAVRLWAQHFTLHGISEPLLSSQYIIAHVLGHKTFDGVDRRQLKDPLTDTQRVSVWKLCTKRLTSMPVQYVIEEWDFRDLTLKMKPPVFIPRPETEELVGLVLENLRLIRGESYGTDLRCLELGCGSGAISLSLLHNIPQLRVFALDQSQAAVCLTMENANRLGLQDRLEVQQLDVMGDSDALLSKCGPVHFLVSNPPYLLTQEMQSLQTEIVRFEDHAALDGGLDGLSVIRSILVLASKLLIESGRVYLEVAQCHPPVIRQMIEETMPGLLYLETRCDLTNRNHKRRYLEES; encoded by the exons ATGACGTCAAAGAACATGTGGTTTCTCGGCCGATTTATGCATCGACACAGAGGAGTTTCACAACTGAGC AGTTTTTTTAGTTCTACGTCATGTGCAGCAGAGGGCGCTGTTGCTCCTCCAGTAGACTCCAGTGTCACAGCAGAGCAGGCAGTCAGACTGTGGGCACAACACTTCACACTGCACGGCATCTCTGAGCCCCTTCTGTCCAGTCAGTACATCATAGCTCATGTACTTGGCCACAAAACG TTCGATGGTGTGGACAGGAGACAGCTGAAAGACCCACTGACTGACACACAGAGAGTGAGCGTGTGGAAACTATGCACTAAACGTCTAACAAG tatgCCAGTACAGTATGTGATAGAGGAGTGGGACTTCAGAGATCTTACCTTAAAGATGAAGCCCCCAGTTTTCATACCCCGTCCTGAGACAGAG GAGCTGGTTGGTCTGGTTCTAGAAAACCTCCGGTTAATACGAGGAGAGTCGTACGGGACTGATTTACGATGTCTAGAGTTGGGCTGTGGATCTGGAGCCATCTCGCTCAGTTTACTACACAACATTCCACAG CTCAGGGTATTTGCGTTGGACCAAAGCCAGGCAGCAGTTTGTCTTACGATGGAAAATGCAAACAG ATTGGGTCTACAGGACAGACTAGAAGTTCAGCAGTTAGATGTGATGGGCG ATTCAGATGCGCTACTAAGCAAATGCGGCCCTGTCCACTTTCTAGTCAGCAACCCCCCGTATCTGCTCACTCAGGAGATGCAGTCTTTGCAGACGGAGATAGTCAG GTTTGAAGACCACGCGGCATTGGACGGGGGTTTGGATGGCTTGTCTGTTATTCGCTCAATTCTGGTTTTAGCCTCTAAGCTCTTAATAGAGAGTGG GCGTGTTTACCTCGAGGTTGCCCAATGTCATCCTCCGGTCATTCGGCAGATGATAGAGGAGACGATGCCGGGCTTACTTTATCTGGAAACTCGCTGTGACCTCACTAACAG aaaccacaaaagaagatatttggaagaaagttga